The Candidatus Campbellbacteria bacterium genomic sequence CCAATAGACGATGTACCGATCTAATTCCGTGGTTATATTTTTTACGAACGTATCAAGTCCTCCACGAATGGCCGCATCTCCTGCAAAACGCATTCCTTCTTCATTTTTTATTCGCACTATTTCTTCTTCTGTCATTTCTGGACGCGCCATACGCATCGCATCATCAACACTGTCTCCTCCAATTGCAACGGTCGCGGTAAAACGCACAGATTGTCCACGAACAACCGAGATACCAGAACGCGTTTTACCAATATCAACAACCATACATGCTCCCATAAAAGATTTTGGGACAATGGCACGTGCAATTGCTTGTGCCTCTATTTCAAGGGACAGTGGTTCAAGACCTGCTGACATAAGAAGATCTGTGTACTCCTGTGAAGCGGTTTGTGGATACGCAGATACAGATACCAAACGCTGATCTCCAACAGGTGGCGTATTTTGCACTACATCAAAATCAAATACCGCCTCTGCTGGAGCGAGTGGCACATTTTCTGCCAACTTAAACTCGAGAACATCTCGCACCTCTTTGTCGGAAATGTTTGCCGGAACGTACGCAGGAAAAATGTACCCCTCTTCCTCAGGAAGTGATGCTCGCACAAAGTGAAGCACGTGCTCTTCTCGAAAACGTGATAATACCTCAATGAGTTTTAGTGCATCAACCACCCTTCCATTAACAACAACTCCCTTTGGAATAGTTGCCGCTCCATAGCCACTCACTCGTCTGCCGTGCGTATGACTTTTTGAAAATGTTAAAAATTTTACAGAGTGATCAGATACATCAATACCAGCAGCTGGCGTTGTGAGATACGCTGGTGTTGGAAAAAGAGAAAGAACTCGTGACGAAAAGGTCATGCCTCTATTCTACTCACGACAGAGAACAAGCGCAATAAAAAATGTGTTATTGTCGAACAAAAAGAGAAAGGTTTCGAAACACAGACTTATCCTAAACGGGCTCCTGGCGGTATGTCTGTATCAGGAATAATGAAAGAAAACTTTCGTTCTTCACCCTCGCCCATAGACGCGGCAAATAACATACCATTACTCTCAAGTCCTTTAATGATGCGCGGTTCAAGGTTTACTACAAACGCCGTTTTCTTTCCGACGAGTGTCTGAATATCAGAAACGTACTGTTTAATTCCAGAAACAATTTGTCGTGGTGAACCCTCTCCAAAATCAACAGACAATTTTAGAAGCTTGTCTGTTTCAGGAACTTCCTCAACAGAAAGAATCTGCCCGATACGAATGTCTGCTTCGTGTAGTTGGTCGATAGTAATCATATATATAAGTATAAGTTCAAAATCCAAATATCAAAATCCAAAAAATTATTTTTCTTTCTACTTTCTACTTGCTCGCTCGTTTTCTATCTAAAAATCTCTGTAAAATAATTGCAGCTGCAGATGCGTCTATCATACTATTTGCTCCCGTAAATCGTGTTGCTTCCTGTGAGGAAAACCACTCGTGTTCAAACACCACTGGCACAGTAGTTTCTTTTTCAAGATTTTTTTTAAAATTCTGAATTTCAGGCATAATCACATTATCGTTTCCTTTCGTATCTGCTGAATATCCAAGCACAATAATATTCACATGCTCTTTTTGCGCAATCGCAACAATATCCGACACAAGCGTGTGTGTGTTTTGCAAAACCTCCCGTGGAAACGCGAGCGTTTCACTGGTGTCCGACAGCGCGATACCTACGCGTTTTGTTCCATAATCAATGCCGAGGATCATGACAATATAACTATAATATACGACCACACATTCTAATAATTCACCTTTATAAAAACTTAGAGGGGTCGCGCATAGCGACCCCTTTCAAAACCCATCTCTCACTAATAACACTGAACGACAAAACCGACGATTTCGTAGTTCGAATCACCATCCACATCGTCTGTGAGCCAACGTGTTTGTGGTCCAACATAGTTGCACTTCAGACCAGGAGGACTCTTGGAAAGAAATGCGACCAACGAATCTCGATACCTGCAACCCGCCACACCGTCATACCAAGTGCATTCCTCTTTCGGGAGATAGTTCGGAACTGCTTGGATTCCACGGTCCTCACACTGGAGTGTATTTCCTTCAATGTCTCGTGGCGGAACCCCATCACTCTCTATCCATTCACTACCAAGATTGATGAAGTTGCACAGCAGCTTGGGATTCTGTCTGCTGAAGGCAACAAACGAGGAGAAGAAGTCCCCATCAGCTGTTGGAAAAAAGTACAGACTGTTTCCGTAGCTGATTGGAGCCTTCTCCTGTCGTACCAAATGGTTTCTGTGAATACTCTTCCCTTGTAATCCAACAAGAAGCATTAGAGCCATAAGGATACTGGCAGCTAGAGCTGTTTTTTTTAACACGACCTATTCCCCCTTGAGGTTTATGAAACGATCCAAAAGAACTATACAATAAAAAAATACTGTTGCAAGTTAACCACCGGACCAAAAACACACCGGCCAATGTTTTGCAAAACCTCCCGTGGAAACGCGAGCGTTTCACTGGTGTCCGACAGCGCGATACCTACGCGTTTTGTTCCATAATCAATACCAAGAATCATGTACGTGGAGGTTCCTCAACAGGTATATGGAGTAGTGCAATGACTTCAGCGGCAACTTCTTCGTAGTCACCTTTTCGGGCGCGTTCACGAATATCTTCACGTTCGGGAGAGTCGAGGGCTTCACTTATACGCCCTAAGTAATTTTGTCCCCATTCGTAGACAGCATTTGAGTTTGATGCAGCTGCACCAAGCGAGCGTTGAATGATACACCGCCGAAGCATGTTGCGATGAACAAGCTCGAGACGTCTCTCGGGTAATTCTGGTGTCACTGGCACCTCTGATGCATGATGTTCAAAACCTTCCATATATATTTAGAGTGAAAAAGACTTATACATACCTAACCCAACTCCTATCGAACCAAACTTTTGATCCTCTGAAACTTTCCAATGTTGAAGTTCTCCATCAACACTTACAAATACATCGTATCCAGGATATACCCCACCCACACACGAAGACGGCATTGTTTCCGTCCAAAAAGTGAGGCAGTCGTTCGGCCATACAATTTTTTCCGAGCTTACAAGCTGAACACTTCTAATATATGAACCTGGACCAATTCTTCCTTCGTTTTCATTATCTTTACGAACGGTTTCTTGAATACCTTTCACAGCATCGGGTTCATTTTCAAAACCAGAAAAAAGTATTTCTCCTGGTTCGTTAGTATCCACAGAAGAAGAGATTTCTTCGTTTTTTACTAAACCACCCAACACATAATAACCAAAAACCCCAATGAGTATTCCAACAACCAAACCTATACTAAGAGACTTTGTATCCATACAGTGTGCCCTCGGTAGGAATCGAACCTACATCAGCAGCTCCGCAAGCTGCCGTCCTATCCGTTGAACGACGAGAGCATAAAAAGGGTTGTACGCGGGCGCGAGAATGAAGTCGTTGAGACGGAAATTCGAGCGGCCATGTTCCCCGACTGAGCTTTTATATGATACCCCATACGAAACTCAACAGGCACACTCTAGCAAACTTGCGTGTTCTGCGCCACTAAAAACCAGCAAGTTCTACAATTCGATCAGAGAATGTTTCGTGCACCTCCTCTTCATCAAGGTAGTCCAACAAAATATCACGAACATCGTCTGCCGAGACATCGGCAAGAGGCACAATAATGTGCGGCATAAACATCTTTTGTGATTTAAGAAGAAGTCGATTTGGCAACACGCGTTCATCTACCCAAAAAGATTCCAAGGTACGATAGGGAAAAAGAGTATCATCAATACGCACTCCCCTTTCTTGAATTTCATACTGAATTATTTTTGGATGACGTAGGGCATGAAGACCAAGTGCCACAGCACCAATACCAATCACAAGCCCGAACAAAAAATTTCCTAGAAACGTCGCAAGAATAACTCCAGCGATTGCAATAATACCAAGCCCCCAAAACCAATCGGAGCTTCGTGCTTTGTGTTCGTATTCGTACGTCTCCCACGTAAGGTGTGTTTGCATAGTAATAGAAGTTGGAAGTTAGTGGTGAAAGTTAGAGATTAGTTTGGAACTTGGTCAGGGGAAATACAAAAAGTGTACACATATACGATAGCACATTTACTCCTTGCTCAAAGTCCACTTTGTTAGTATCTTCTTGGTACCAGTGGAGCAAAAGACCCATTATTGCTACACTAGGTTTACGGAGGAGTCGGATAGTGGTTTATTCCAGCGCACTTGAAATGCGCCGTGCCCACAAGGCACCGTGAGTTCGAATCTCACCTCCTCCGCAACGATTCACAAGAAGTGCCCTTCGGCACTTCTTGTGAATCGTCTACTAGGGCGAGGTGAGATTCGAACGACGGAGCGATATTTTGTCAGTAGACAAAATCGCGAGTCGGTGCCCAGACAAATTTTTTTGACGACAAAATTTAGTCGCGGGAGAAAAACGTACTCGTGGTCTCACCTCCTCCGCACCTGATGCAAAAATGCCCCGCAAGGGGTATTTTTTGTGTCAGGAGGACGAGATTCGAAAGTCGGACCGAGCAAAGCGAGGGAGACGGGGTCGAGAACACTTAGGATTTTTGATTCCAATGGAAGCAAAAATACTTAGTGATTCGTGACCGAATCTCACCCCTACCGCCAAAATTATGAAGTGGCTCATACCCATCAGTATCCTCGTATTGTTTGAACTCATTGCAGATGTTCTTGCAAAAAACTGGTCCCTACGAGGAGGTTGGCTACTTGCCGGAGGAGCGCTAATCGCATATTTTCTTGCAAACACCTTTTGGCTTTTTGCCCTTCAGAACGGCGCCGGTCTTGCTCGGGGTGCCGTAATTTTTTCTGTAGCTTCTGCCATTCTTGCCGTCGCACTCGGACTTTTTGTATATCACGAACCACTTACGTACTACGAGATAGCCGGCGTCCTGCTTGGTCTCCTTGCCATAACCCTCATTTTTTGGAAATGAGCTTATAATAAAAAGGCCTGAACACTTACCATGCACGCTTTATTTTTTCAGTATCTTGAAACCTACCGCCTATTTGCGTACGCAGTTATTTTTATTGGTCTTCTTCTCGAGGGAGAAGTCACCCTCTTTCTTGCGGCGTTGTTGGTGCACCAAGGTTTTTTAAATTTATATGACACCCTTGCTCTGACATTGCTTGGGGTTTTTCTCGGGGATCTTCTGTGGTTTACCTTGGGAGAGCACCTCTCGTTATATAAAAAAATCAGTGCATGGGTTGAAAGAGAGGCGGGACGATTTGATCACATCTTCCAAGCACACACATTCAAATCACTTTTGGTTACGCGTTTTTTGTACGGGCTCAGTCGACCAACACTCATTCGTATGGGCATGCTTCGCATCCCAATTAAAAAATTTCTTGAAGCAAATATAGTCACAACGCTCGTATGGTCCTCTCTTGTGTGGATTATTGCCTACGCATTGAGCGCCTCTATCCTTTCAACACGACATTTCATACCACGCCTCGAAGCAGGTATTGCGCTCATCATTATTGCCATCATTGTTCTCAACAAACTCGCCCGACGGTTTATTGAAAAAGGACTTCTTGAATAAGAAGCGACCGCTCATTTCTGAGCGGCCTTGCGCGCCTTCTGCTTGGCGAGCCACGTACGTGCCTGAGCCTTGGGGAGCTCGGATCCGGCGAACACCTTTCGCGGATTGAAAGGGGTTGGGAGACTGGTTCCACGCTGTCTCCAGACATCGAAGTGAAGATGGATGTTCTCTGCCGAACCCATGGCGGTCTCGAGAACCCCCCACACACAGCGGTAGAGGTTCCTTCTCTTCCCGTCCGAGCACTTCACTTCGTAACACAGATCCTCGTCGGCGGTCACCCTCCCGATCACTTCCGAAGTGTGTCCGGGCTTCGCTCTGATGTACCACACAGTACTCATGTCCTTCCTCCTTTCACGATCGAATCTGGCGAGACAATACCACCGCACAAACAAAAACACCAGCGTGACGCTGGTGCCTTTTGTTATTTTGCTGTTTTTTTAAGAAGTTGCGCGAGACGTGACTTCTTTCGGGAAGCGGCATTTTTTTTGATAATACCGAGCTTTGCAGCCTTGTCGATAGCCTGGTAGGCATTCGCAAGTTTTGCTTGTGCATCCTTGGCACTACCTTTTCCTGTAAGATCTCGAATATCCTTAACCACTTCTTTCATTGCACGTGTGCGGCGCAAGTTAACCACACGTTTTCGTGCTGAACTGCGAAGTGCTTTTTTTGCTGCTTTAATTATTGGCATATGTGAGGACAGAATAGCAGATTTTTTATGCACGTCAACGTGCGGTATACTGACACCATGATTTCACAGCTCACAGGAACTATCAGCTATACAGAACCTGGACTCATTATTCTACAGGTTGGCGGTGTCGGATACGCAGTAAATATAGCGAAAGATACGGGTGCAGGGCTCCATACAAGCGATACACTCACCCTCTGGACACACTTAGCGGTCCGAGAAACGTCTATGGAACTTTTTGGATTCACCACCAAAGATGAACTTTCTCTTTTTGAAATGCTTTTAGCGGTTCCTGGAATTGGCCCTCGGTCAGCACTCGCTGTGCTTTCTCTTGCAAGTGCCGATACACTTAGAAAAGCAATCTCTGAAGAAAATATCACATATCTTACGAAAGTCTCCGGGATTGGAAAGAAAACCGCAGAGCGCATTGTTATTACACTCAAAGATAAACTTGGAAGTAAGGGTGAACTTAGTGGAGAACTTAAAGAAGACGCTGATGTTGTTGAAGTACTTGTCTCACTTGGATATTCACAAACAGAGGCGCGAGATACCGTCAAAAAAATTGACCCAACAAAAAACGGCACCAACGAACGCACCAAAGAAGCATTGAAAATTCTTGGATCCCGATTGTAGATACAATAAGGCCCGCGCGAAGTACTTCGCGCGGGCCAAAATCTCAGGCCAGCCACTGCTTGTGGCGACGAGTGTGGAGTTCCCACTCCCTGTAAATTCCGGGGAGTTTTTCTTTCACCGTTGCAACGAACGCTCCCCGCAGAAAAATTCGCGGATAGCGCTCCACCACCTTTTTCCACAGACCGTTCGCGCCGTCGAGGGGGTCGAGAAACTGCGCTTCCGACGCGCCTGAAATCGCCCCTTCTTCAAGAGAGAGGACCACACTCCCCCAAATCTCTTGGAAAATTTTCATTCCCTCCTTTGCGATTGCCACTTCATCCGGCCCAACACGTTCGAGCCGGTCCAAACACTCTTTAGGTGTCAGCACGATGTTCCTCCTTTGGCTTTACTGAGATTATTCTGAGAGAAATTGTACCAATAAAAAATAAGAAGTCAATATGACCGTTTTTCTTGGATTGTGCCTCTAAACGAAGGAGATATTACCAGCTTCCAGATGAACCTCCCCCACCAGAACTTCCTCCACCAAATCCTCCGAAGCCCCCTCCACTACTCCCACCACTTCCAGAACCGCCAATCCACCACGGAATAGTAGAACCTGTTGCTTTATGTTGTGTGTATTTTTTTGATACAAGAAAATCAAACAGGAGACCGAACGGTACTAAGAGTACGAAGGCGATGAGACCTGCAAACATAAAACCAAAGAAAAGCCAGATAATGCTTGCGATAACCCCGCCGATGATTCCACCCGCCCACCACGACTTTGAGCGCGCGAGAACACTCGCAATATACACAAGGATAAAATAAAAAAAGAAAGACAAATCAACTGAAAACCCACCATTTGTTTCAGGGGAAGCTTCAGGTAGTGCCTCTCCTCCGGAAAGTGCTCCTATAATTGCATCCACCGCACCGTTAATACCACCAGCATAGTCGCCGTTCTTGAATGCAGGCGTCATCACGTCATTAATAATCCAAGAACTTTGCGCATCGGTAATGTCTCCCTCAAGCCCATACCCAACCTCAATCCGCATTTTTCGTTCTGTTGGTGCAACAAGAATAAGGAGTCCGTTGTCTTTTCCCTTCTTTCCGATTCCCCACTCAGCAAAAAGTTCTACAGCATAGTTTTCAATAGTATCTTCTCCAAGTGAGGAAATGGTAACAACCGCAATTTCATTTGTTGTTGCTTTTTGGAATGCATCGAGTTTTGTTTCGAGTTCCGTCTTTTGATCCACGGTAAGAATCCCTGCAAAATCATTTACAAATCCTGACGGAGCGCCTGGACTTGTATATGCATACGCACATATAGCGCTCGTTAGAAACAAGACACTAAAACAAAATGAGGCAAATCGACGCATGGATTAAAGTTGTACTTCTGGTGCTTGTGCCGCTGCATCTACCGACTCAAAGTACGCTCGTTCAGAAAATCCAAACAAGCCAGCAATGAAGTTTCCTGGAAAACGTTTTACACGGAGATTAAATTCTTTGAGAATATCGTTAAACCTCTTTCGCTCAACACTAATTCTATTTTCAGATCCCTCTAATTGAGACATGAGTGTTTGTACCGTATCTGCAGATTTAAGTTGTGGGTAGTTCTCCATAACAACAAGGAGGCGTCCGAGCGCGCCTTCAACCTGTGTTGCTGCGGCTGCTTTTTCATCAGGTGTTAGCGCACCAGAATACTTTGTACGCGCATCCGCAAGATCACCGAACACTTTTTGCTCTTGTGCCATAACCCCCTTCACTGAATTAACAAGGTTTGGAATAAGATCAAAACGACGTTGGTATTGTGTTTCAACTTGCGCCCATTGGCCATCCGCCTGCTCATTGAGTGTTACAAGTGAGTTGTATGTTGACCACAAAAAACCGCCGAGAATAACGACAACCGCAAGAATAATAAGCCATGTTTTTTTCATATGTGTAGTACCTAAGAGGTTTGTAATACCTTGTAGTATATCGCCGACACCTCACAAAATCAAAATAATGTTTTTTAACACAAATACGGTATGATTTGGGTATGCTCAATACAATACTTCGTTTCATTAAGCAATTCATCCCTTCTCAGCTCTTCCAGAAGCTTCAACCTACGTACCACTACCTTCTCTCACTTGTAGGGGCTGTTATATATCGATTTCCTTCACGCCACATACACGTCGTGGGCATTACCGGCACGAAAGGTAAATCATCAACCGCAGAACTTGTAAACGCGGTTCTCGAAGCAAGCGGACACAAAACCGCCGTACTCGGCACCATTCGATTTAAAATTGCCGACACCGAAACACGCAACCTCTACAAAATGACCATGCCCGGACGATTCTTTGTTCAAAAATTTCTCCGAGATGCCGTCAACGCACAGTGTGATTGGGCAATTATAGAAATGACCAGTGAGGGCGCAAAACAATTTCGCCAAAAGTGGATCGACATGGACGCTCTCATTTTTACCAATCTTGCACCAGAACACCTTGAATCACACGGTTCATTTGAAAAATATAAAGACGCAAAACTTTCTATTGCGCGCCAACTTGCACGGTCACACAAAAAAAATACTGCGATTATCGCTAATGCAGACGACCTTGAGGGGCACCTCTTTTTGGAATGTGGTGCTGACCGCGCAATTCCGTTTCGACTTACTGACGCAAAACCATACACCCAAACAACCAGCGGATACGAGTTTGGGTTCGAGGGCACGCGTATTCACCTTTCTATACCAGGACTTTTTAATGTATACAATGCACTCGCAGCTGCCGCATTTGCGCGTAGTCAAAACATTCTAGCTCGACACATCAAAGAAGGACTCGAGCACGTAACGCGCATTCCCGGACGTGCAGAATTTATTCGCGAAGGTCAAGCGTTTGATGTTGTCGTCGATTACGCCCACACACCTGATTCACTCAAGAGTGTGTACGAAGCATTTTCTCTTGCACGAGTTATTGGCGTTCTTGGAAACACCGGTGGTGGACGTGATACATGGAAACGTCCCGAGATGGCACGTATAGCCGAACGTTCCTGTGAACATATCATTCTCACCAATGAAGATCCGTATGACGAGGATCCTGAAAAAATTCTTGAAGAAATGTCGGCAGGTATTCAAGACAAAACAAAACTCTCTATAATTCTTGATAGACGACAGGCGCTCCGCGAGGCACTCAACATGGCTCAAACAATGTCATCTGCAAACACCCGCCAACGCGTTGTTGTTCTTATTACCGGAAAAGGCACCGACCCATTTATTATGGGACCAAACGGAAGTAAGCAGGCTTGGGACGATGCCACAGTTGTCCGCGAAGAATTACAAAACTCACTAAACCAACCACCAAACTCCAACCCCTAACCCTATTACTTTGGGATGATGCCACTATTGTGAGAGAGGAACTGAAGAATATGCTGAAATAGGCATATTAAAAAATCCGAATATCGAAACCCGAAACAATATCAAATAGCCAAACCAAAACTAATCACTAACTCCCAACTTCCAACCTCCAACCCTCCATTATTTATGAATCCCGTTAGAGATTCTTCGATTATGCGTTCCACTTCTTTTTTGGGTAAAAAGAGCTACTATACATGTATTATTTCAATAGCAATGAAAACACGTTGTGTTTTCTATCTCTAACGGGATGAACGACTTCATTAAATTTATTTTCTTCATCGTCGCGGCAATCTTTTTTGTTTCCTATGTTCAAGACAGTGGCCCTCTCCTTGGAAACCCTGGATCATTTAGTCTTCTCGGCGGCACAAATCAAGGTCCTGCAGCATACACACGATCATACGATAGCAATAATGACGGCACTATTAGCGACGCCGAATACAAACAAGGTGAACTCGATCGCATTGCGCAAGAACTCTTAAGTATTTCACAAGCCACACAAAAAGCACTCGACGAAAAAAATCGTTCACCTTATTACGGCATGGTGAATCTTGAGTACGGCAACACCTATACCGACAGTTCGCGCGAAGAATACGTCGTTGTCGCAGCATCGAGCAACAACCCAGCGCCTATTGTTATTTCTGGATGGAAACTTGAAAGTATCATTTCAGGAACACGTGTTTCAATTCCACAAGGTGTTGCCCTTCTTGAGGGTGCCTATCCACAGCGACACGAACAAAATGTATTTCTTGCGCCAGGAGAGCGCGCCATCATCAACTCACGATACGCCGTTGGTATCAACACAGGATTTTTGGAAAATAAATGCACGGGCTACATTGATCCGAGATACACCATTTCACCACCACTTACCCGCTCATGCCCCTCTCTTAAAAACGAGAATCTTTCCACTTTTGGTATTACGCCGAGTGCCTTTCACAATACCGATGCGTACGACACATGTATGGACGGAATAGAAAGCGCTCGCTCATGTGAACGTGGATCATACGCAAGTACAACACCAAGTATCTGTAAAGCATTCATAAAAAAATATTCCACATACGACGGATGTCTCGAACTCCATAAAACAGATAGTGATTTTTTTGGAGACACGTGGCGTTTGTTCTTAGGATCAAATAAAGACGTGTGGAGAAATGAGCGCGAAGCAATTGCCCTCATCGATGACTCCGGAAAAGTGGTAGACATACTCAAACTCTACTAATCTTCCCCCAAAAGCTATCTACTGACAAAACTATATTTGCGTGGTATCGTGCCACCAGACACACCCAAACAACAGGAGGGGCTCATGCCCACCACGTCTGAAAAGTGCTTTGATGGACAGTTTATCGGAGAAATCCGCAGTGGAAGTTCGCTACTGATAACTGTCAATAGGAACCCGGCCTTTTACGGTGTGATCAAGAGTGTCACTCCGGGGACGCGGGTCACAGGACTACCCTCTCATGCGACCTTTGAATTTTTCTGGGGAGCACGCATGGGAAACGGAACCAACTCTGAATCATGGCGATCGGTTGGTAAGATCGTTCGCCAAAAAGCGATCCGCTTTGAACTCCCGATGAAGCACGGGAGGAGTCATCTCGGGGCATACGTTATAATCGAGGACGGAAACACTACATATACAGTGTTCCTTGGCTACAGCCACCTCAACCCACGAGACGTGCTTGGGCTCCCCGAATGGTTCATGTAGGACGCAGCATTGCACAAGAAGAGGGTCCGCCCTCTTCTTTTCTATTATTGACAAGAGCGCCACTTTCAAGTATTAATGACGTCGGACGTGCAACAAACCAACCAAAGGAGGCACCATGAAAATCGAAGCGCTCAAGGGACTGCCACTGAAACTCAAACTGGTTTCCTACGAAGTTCTGACGGACATGCTTGAGGGAGAGGTCGCCACCCTCAAAGCAAATCTGGAAGAGGCCCACAGAGAGCTGGTTCGACTCAAAGAAGCCAGCAATAACTCTGAGTCAGCCCTCAAGATGCAACACGACACGGCACTGGAGCAAGCCCGAACGGCAGAGGCGCGACTCGAAGAATCGCGTCGGTCGTTTGACACACTCATCGGCAAGATGTTCTCAGAATGACATCCCAGGCCGCCCCACAAAGGCGGCCTTTTCTTTATAAAAATTGACGATGGAAAAATAACGTTCTACATGATACGCTCGTTCCAGATGCACTATCACCAAAAGGAGTTCGTATGAAAATACCACGTGTCTCTTTGGAAAATGGTGACTTAGGGAGAATCATGACTGCCGAAGAAATCCTAGCGCTCCAGACAGATCTTCCCGCCCTCCACCTCAACGAAGGAGGTAACCGGCCACCGAGGGGAGAAGGCTACGCCGATCTACGCTTGAGGTTAAAGCCTCACAACCAACTCGTTCCTCCACCTGCCCTGACGCCGGAAGAGGAGGTTGCGCTGGAGAAGCAGATCGGCGAACTCTTCGGAGGCGAATAGAAAGATTCGTCCAACAAGCCACAAGCGGCCCGCACGCAACGCGGGCCGTATTCTTACCTGACAAAAAATAAGCACCGCACACGATACTCACGATCGTAAGTATCGTGGACAGTTACCGAAACAAAATAATTCCCACGGCTACCGATACATTGAGTGATTCCTTTTTTCCTTTCATTGGAATTTCAATCACTTCGTCACATTCTGCAAGAACGTCATGGGATACTCCGCCAACCTCATTACCAAACACAAACGCAACAGGCCCTTGTACCGATATATCGGTACAAGGTTTTGAACGCGGGTCTTGCTCAACGGCAATAACCCGCACACCGTCTTTTGTAAGTTTTTGTATGACGTCATTTGTTTCCTCGGCATATTCCCACGCTACACAATCTTGCGCACCAAGAGCAACTTTTGCTAGGTCTTTTCGATTGCGCCCGAAACGGTCAACGGGTGTTGGTGTCACGCCACACAGATACAACTTTGAAACACCCGCAGCGTCACACGTACGAAAAATAGATCCCACATTGTGCACGCTTCGGATGTTATCGAGAATGACGTACGTATTCATGTAGCGTGTAGCATACAACACGAAACACAAAACATGTAGGATGTAGCAAAAAACATGCGGCAATAAAACATATCCTACTATTGATACAGAAACCGTTCCCTAATTAATGACAGTGATCTACCGCATAGCTTGACTATTTATATTATATCTTATATAATGTAAAATAGAAAACAACAAAGGGGGTCCTATGGACCATAGAATTACCGCCGACGATGGACAGGGTGGCGTCACTCACGTCATCATGTCGCGAGAACTGCTTTCCAAGATGGTTGGAAACGCCATTCTTGAATCTGTTCTTGCGTCAATGCAGATCGAGGGTGAAGAATTTCCCCCAGGAGTTCACGTCGAACTCCAAGAACCCGTCATCCTGCCGGAAGCGCTACTGAACACCGACAAGTCAGCTCCGCGGAAGCGTTAGCAAC encodes the following:
- a CDS encoding TPM domain-containing protein, whose translation is MRRFASFCFSVLFLTSAICAYAYTSPGAPSGFVNDFAGILTVDQKTELETKLDAFQKATTNEIAVVTISSLGEDTIENYAVELFAEWGIGKKGKDNGLLILVAPTERKMRIEVGYGLEGDITDAQSSWIINDVMTPAFKNGDYAGGINGAVDAIIGALSGGEALPEASPETNGGFSVDLSFFFYFILVYIASVLARSKSWWAGGIIGGVIASIIWLFFGFMFAGLIAFVLLVPFGLLFDFLVSKKYTQHKATGSTIPWWIGGSGSGGSSGGGFGGFGGGSSGGGGSSGSW
- a CDS encoding methionine--tRNA ligase — encoded protein: MITIDQLHEADIRIGQILSVEEVPETDKLLKLSVDFGEGSPRQIVSGIKQYVSDIQTLVGKKTAFVVNLEPRIIKGLESNGMLFAASMGEGEERKFSFIIPDTDIPPGARLG
- the rpsT gene encoding 30S ribosomal protein S20; translated protein: MPIIKAAKKALRSSARKRVVNLRRTRAMKEVVKDIRDLTGKGSAKDAQAKLANAYQAIDKAAKLGIIKKNAASRKKSRLAQLLKKTAK
- the pilM gene encoding pilus assembly protein PilM, coding for MTFSSRVLSLFPTPAYLTTPAAGIDVSDHSVKFLTFSKSHTHGRRVSGYGAATIPKGVVVNGRVVDALKLIEVLSRFREEHVLHFVRASLPEEEGYIFPAYVPANISDKEVRDVLEFKLAENVPLAPAEAVFDFDVVQNTPPVGDQRLVSVSAYPQTASQEYTDLLMSAGLEPLSLEIEAQAIARAIVPKSFMGACMVVDIGKTRSGISVVRGQSVRFTATVAIGGDSVDDAMRMARPEMTEEEIVRIKNEEGMRFAGDAAIRGGLDTFVKNITTELDRYIVYWQTHKDSKDASAPRIPIERVFLSGGNANMHGLADYLSAQLHIPVEVGNVWVNAFSLEGYVPEMSFAESLGYASAIGLALHE
- the ruvA gene encoding Holliday junction branch migration protein RuvA codes for the protein MISQLTGTISYTEPGLIILQVGGVGYAVNIAKDTGAGLHTSDTLTLWTHLAVRETSMELFGFTTKDELSLFEMLLAVPGIGPRSALAVLSLASADTLRKAISEENITYLTKVSGIGKKTAERIVITLKDKLGSKGELSGELKEDADVVEVLVSLGYSQTEARDTVKKIDPTKNGTNERTKEALKILGSRL
- the ruvX gene encoding Holliday junction resolvase RuvX: MILGIDYGTKRVGIALSDTSETLAFPREVLQNIGRCVFGPVVNLQQYFFIV
- a CDS encoding LemA family protein encodes the protein MKKTWLIILAVVVILGGFLWSTYNSLVTLNEQADGQWAQVETQYQRRFDLIPNLVNSVKGVMAQEQKVFGDLADARTKYSGALTPDEKAAAATQVEGALGRLLVVMENYPQLKSADTVQTLMSQLEGSENRISVERKRFNDILKEFNLRVKRFPGNFIAGLFGFSERAYFESVDAAAQAPEVQL
- the ruvX gene encoding Holliday junction resolvase RuvX, whose product is MILGIDYGTKRVGIALSDTSETLAFPREVLQNTHTLVSDIVAIAQKEHVNIIVLGYSADTKGNDNVIMPEIQNFKKNLEKETTVPVVFEHEWFSSQEATRFTGANSMIDASAAAIILQRFLDRKRASK
- a CDS encoding VTT domain-containing protein → MHALFFQYLETYRLFAYAVIFIGLLLEGEVTLFLAALLVHQGFLNLYDTLALTLLGVFLGDLLWFTLGEHLSLYKKISAWVEREAGRFDHIFQAHTFKSLLVTRFLYGLSRPTLIRMGMLRIPIKKFLEANIVTTLVWSSLVWIIAYALSASILSTRHFIPRLEAGIALIIIAIIVLNKLARRFIEKGLLE